The Planctomycetia bacterium region ACCGGGTCATGGAACGCAGGCCGGTGCCACTGTAGGGCATGTGTTCTTCAGTGATGATGCCCGCCAGGGCAAAGGAGGCAATGTGAGGCAGGTGGCTGGTCATAGCCATGATGGCATCGTGTTCGACAGCGTTGATCTCGACCACCTTGCTGCCCAGGTTTTGCCACAAATCAGTCAGGAGTTTGAGAGTCGAGCTGCTGGAAAAATCGGTTGGTGTCAGAAACATCAGCCTGTTTTGAAATAGTGATGATGATGCATGTTCCGGTCCGCTTTTTTCTGATCCCGCCAAAGGATGTCCACCAACAAATCGCTTGGCATACGTCCAGGAACGATCAATCGCAGCAACAATGTCTGCCTTGGTGCTACCAACATCACTTACTACCAGTTTGGGAAACCGCTCAAGCAATGTGATGGCAAGAGGAACTACCGAATCGACCGGCGTGCACACAATAGCCAGCGTGGCTTGTTCAAGAGTTTGAGGGAACTCCAGGTAGCCTTCATCAATCATGCCTCGCTGCTGGGCTATAGTCAGCGATTCACAACTTCGTGAGATGCCGATAATCCTGTGTGCCAGTTTGCGTTCTTTCACCGCAAGAGCGAGCGAACCGCCCAGTAGACCCACCCCCACAATTGCCAGCGTATCCATCATCTTGTTGATGTATGACCTCACCCGCCTGCTGGCGAATGGTTGTTCAACTCGCGCGCGCCACATGCCTTCAGCAGGCACTGCTCATGAAGGAAAGTCATTTGGTACAATCGAACACGCAGCATGATTCGTCATAGTTGATGAACCATACAAGGAGCTTGATATGAAACGTCTGTTCTGTCTTGCCGCGGTCCTGGTCTGTTTACGCTGGTGTACGCTGCAGGCTGGTGAAGCCAACACGCCTGTCAAGGAAGTCAAAAGTCGGGTCGCGCATGTTACGGTGTATACCGCCAGCGCCCTGATCAGCCGCGATGTTGATGTTCCCGAAGGCACCGGCCTGATGGAACTGGTCGTCAATCCGCTGCCTCCCCAGGTGGTCGATGGCACACTCTATTCCGAAGGTAACGATGGCGTTCGCATTCTCACTACACGCTACCGCACCCGTGCCATCGAGCAGGATGTACGTGAAGAAGTCAAAAAACTGAACGAAGAGCGCAAGAAGCTGGCGATAAGCAAGCAGGAAATGGAAGCCAAGCAGAAGGTGTTGACGGATAACCTCGCACTGCTGGTCAAGCTGGAAGGCTTCACCGGCGCGACCATGCAGCATCTCACTGAAAAAGGTTTGCTGAGCGCCGATCAGACCATATCCCTTTCCAAGTACATCATGGAAACCCGTGCCACCAAGTCGGATGAACTTGCCAAGCTCAGGCAAATGATCCAGGTCAACCAGGAAGCAGATCAATTCCTTGCCCGCAAACTGAGCGAAGTAGCTGGAGGCACCAACCGCACCGAACGCGATGCGGTCATCACCATCAACAAGGCCAACCAGGCACCTGCCAGAATCCGTCTCAACTATTTAGTCAGCCAGGCAAGCTGGTCTCCGCAATACAAATTCCGGGCAGGCAAGGAAAAGGAAGCAGTGCAGGTGGAATATCTGGCAGCTATCCGTCAGCAATCGGGTGAAGAATGGTCTAATGTCACGATCACCCTTTCCACCGCGCAGCCTATGCTCAATGCTGCCCCGCCAGAACTTCGTGCATTGGCCATGAATGTTGTCCCCATGCCAGGGCAGGGTGGTGGCAAGGGCAATGTTACCATCGCTGGCAATCAACTTTCTTTCGGTCAGCAAGGCCAGGCACAGGCGCCAGAACCTCAATCAGCCAACAACACTCCCCAGGAAAAACTCAGCAGTGCTCGCGACAACCGTTACCGTGCACAGCTTGAAGTCAACAAAAAGAATTTCCAGGCGGCCAACACCTTGTGGAACGAAGCAGCTGCTGCAGAGCAAAGCCTGCAACTCTTGACCACCAAGGAAGAAGAAATGCAGGTAGCTGTCAACGATGCATTCGGCGGAGCCTCCGAAGGTCCCACTGTTACCTACAAGCTGCCCAGCGGCATCTCCATCCCCAGCCGACATGATGAACAGGTAGTAGAGGTGGCCAAGCTCACCTTATCACCAGACTACTACTACAAGGCAATTCCCGTGCTCACCAAACATGTCTATCGCCTGGCGAATCTCACCAACAAGAGCGAAATGGTTCTGCTTCCCGGCGAAGCTACCATGTATCAAGGCACCGACTTCGTAGGTCGCACCCAGTTGAACCTCGTCGCGATCGGCGAACGATTTACCGTTGGCTTTGGTGTTGATCCACAACTGCAGGTCAATCGCAAGCTGGTCGACAAGATTCGCAAGATGAAAGGTGCCAACCAGGAATTGCAGTACGATTACCGCATCCTGATCAGCAGCTACAAGACTGAACCAGTCAGTGTGCAGGTCTGGGATCGTCTGCCTCAATCAGAAACCGAAGCAATCAACATCAATGTCACGAAGACCAGCCCGGACATCTGCAAGGATACGCTGTACGAGCGGGAAGAACGTTCCAAAAATCTGCTCCGCTGGGATGTAACGGTTGCCCCCAACACCTTTGGCGAAAAGGCGATGGCGATTACCTATCAGTTCAAGATGGAACTCGACCGCCAGTTGCAGGTGGGAGCGCTGACCAAGTAGAGTATTCAATTCCTCCCCTCTCCCCCTCGGGGAGAGGGGCTGAGGGTGAGGGGTTTCTTATTACGGCGCAGCCCTTCAAATTACTTTGCGTCTATTTTATGACGCCAGTTTGAATTTCTCGTTTTCTTCTGTTCCACCCACCGATTGAATCAGTTGTGCACCACGGATTTTATCAAACACTTCGAGGACCAGCGTGTTCATGTCAGTAACTCGTGGCATTTCGCGATCAGCTAACACTGCATCGCAGACCTGTCTGCGCGTGAACGATTTCTTGTCGAACAATTCAAAGTAAGCCAGGATGATCTCCTGAATGCGATGCCGATCTGCGTCAGTTGCAGTGTGCAATGTATTCTCCTGAACGTATGTAGACATCGTATGATATTACTGGAGATTAATGAATATTCTCTTGAATTAACAATGGAATAAGAACCTGGTGAATAGGTTAAAGATCAAGGTAATCAGGCTCAAAATGAGATGATGGTATTGCATCCATAAGAAAATTTGAAACGTCCCAACGTGTCATCTATTCATGACACGTTGGAAACGAGTCCCACAGCCTATTCCTTCGCAAACTCTTTCAGTACATCCTGCAATTTCTGGTTAAACTCCTTGGGCTTTTCCAGCATGGGGTAGTGCCCCACTTCGGGGATGGTGACTGCGTTGTAGTCAGCATATTTCTTGTTAATGTCAACCGCAGTGGGAGTGTGCAACTGGAAACCTCCTGCAGAATTGATACAGCGGACGGGTACCTTGGCTTCTTTCAGCAGAGTCTTGGGATCCTGGCTCATCAGATTTTTCATCAGGCTGGCAGCCATCTTCTGATCCTGTGCCAAAGCTCGTGTAGTAATCCATTGCTTCAATTCCGCATCAGCATTGGCGGTCAGCATACTGCCAATGGCGTTCTTGAGCGTTCCGCCGAAATCGGTTTCAAACTGTTTGGTGAAGTGTTCAACAATTTCCTTGGGCATCTGGAACTCGACATTCTGCAGGGTATCCACGCCGATTACCGCAACCACTTTGCCAGGCATACGCTTGGCAGCAGCCAGCGATACCGGGCCGCCCATGGAGTGGCCAATCAGGATCACGCGCTTGAGGCCCAGTTGCTTGACCACTGCTTCCACATCGCCAGCCAGGCTGTCGATAGTCCAGTCAGTACGGTTCTTGCCTGATTCGCCATGCCCGGCCTGGTCAATAGTGACAATCTGATATTGTGGTGCAAACTCCTTGACCTGGTGCTTCCAGTATTCATGGTCGCCACACCAGCCATGCAGGAACAACAGCGTGGTTTCGCCTTTACCGGTGACTTCGCAGTAGATATTGACGCCATCAGCAGCCTGTACCGACTTTTTGACCGGCGCATCATCCGCACTGATCGCTGTAGCATGGCTCATCAAGCCTGCCAGCAATAACCATAGCGTGTATTTTGCGTACATGGTTGAACCTCGTGGGAAATGGAGTTGTGGAGATTGTAAGTGGAAGATGGTCGGTTGGCCTCTTTGAAACGTCCGATGTTGTGGAATGATCTCCGAATGTTCTCCTGACCATTCCATATTGCTCATTCCTCACAAAACTAATGGCAATGATTGCGGCAGCAATTAGAATGTGTTTCATTCCAAATTCTCAACGAGATAAGCAGCCATGCTATTTTACTCGATGATTACTCTTGCATGCATCTCAATTACGCCGTACACGGGTGAATCGGTTACGTTTTCCAAAGATGATGCGGGACGATTGCCTGCTGGCTGGGAAGCATCACAGACGGGGGAAGGCAAAGGGAGTATCTGGAAGGTGAGTGCCGATACCAGCGCGCCATCGGGTTCGGGGTTTGCCCTGGCTCAGACCGCTAAAGCGCCAAATGCCTGTTACAACATTGCAACGCTGCAGCAGAGTTCGTTTCGGGATGGAGTCATTTCTGTCCAGTTGAAATGCATTGCAGGCGAACTCGATCAAGGTGGCGGACTGGTTTGGCGGTATCAGGATGCAAACAATTACTACATCTGCCGATTCAATCCACTGGAAGACAACTACCGGGTTTACAAGGTGATCAACGGCAAACGCGTGCAGTTGGCCACCAAAGAGGAATTGACGCCACCCAAGGGTAAATGGCACACGGTTTCTGTGAAACATGCAGGGAACAAAATCGAATGCAGTCTGGATGGTAAGGCACTGCTGACTGCAGAAGATGCTTCCATTACCATGCCGGGTCGTGTGGGCCTCTGGACCAAAGCCGATGCCCAGACGCATTTTGATCAGCTGAAAGTGGAACAACTCAAGCCTTAATTCGATGAGCAGCAACTACAGGAGTATGAGAATGAAATATCGCGTTTCGCGTGGTTTTACACTCGTTGAACTTCTGGTGGTGATTGCCATCATCTCGTTGCTGCTGGCCTTGCTGTTGCCAGCCATTCAGCGTGTACGCGAAGCATCCAATCGCATGCAGTGTGCCAACAATCTGAAGCAACTGGGACTTGCGTTTCATCAATATGTCAACGATTACGGTGCATTGCCTCCCCGTCGGCAAACCGTGACCCCGTTTCAAGGGTGGGGGCCACTTCTTCTGACGTATCTCGAGCAAACGGCCATTTCCCGCGATTATGATACCAAGAAGAACTTCTACGATCCCGTCAATCAACCTTACATCAAGTTGCCTCTTGCGATTTTCGCCTGCCCCACGGCTGAGTATGGCCGGAAAATTAACATCATTGATCAGATGAATATGCCCACCGGCGCAGAGGGGGCTGCGGGCGATTATTTCGCTGCCAACAGTGTCGATGCCTACTGGTGGCCTGAGCCACGCCGTTCAGCGGCAGCCAACACGATGGAATGCCCTGCGATGCGAGACAATAGCCGTCGCAAGTTTGCAGCGATCCGCGATGGCATCACCCATACCTTGCTTTTGGCAGAGTTTGCTGGTCGGCCCGATCATTGGATCATGCGGCAGAAGCAACCCACGAATGCCAACCTGCAATGGGCCAACTGGTGGGGGCCTTGGGCATCGTATCAGTCATCCATCTTCCGCACCTGGAGTGCCGATGGCAAAACTCCAGGCGGGCCAGGCACTATCAACTGCAACAACAACTGGGGCATTTATGCGTTTCATCCTGCTGGGGCAAACGTGCTCTTCTGCGATGGTGGCGTCAGGTTTTTGCCAGTGGGGCTGGATCGCGAAGTCTTCGCAGGCATTGTCACTCGCGACGGCGGCGAAGTCATTGATGAAACAAGCTATTAATTGCAGGAGTCGGTAATGGTTTTGTTAATTATTGCAATGACTTTCGCTTCGATGCAGGATAGCGCTCAGCAGCCTCATCGTGAAACAAGCATTGCTTTCCTTAAAACCCAACAACATGCATGTGGGGCATTCTCCGTCAAGAACCCGGTTGTCGATCCAACGGCTTTGCCTTCTATTCGTGCAACGCGCACCGCCATTAAGGCATTTGCTCTCAATGGCTCTACGGTGCCGCATCCGGAAAAGATATTGCAGTTCCTCAAAGACTGTCACTCTCCCAAAACAGGGGGCTTCTCGGATCGCCCGGGGATTGAACCTGATCCAGTCAGCACCTCTGTAGCCTTGATGATCCTGAAGGAACTCAACCAGCCGGTTGAGCCATATCTCAAGTCGGGGATGGCCTTCATGGATGCCCACACGAAGAACTTTGAAGAAATTCGCATGGTGGCTCCATCGCTGGAACAGTTGCAGCAATGGTCCACCATGGCGGAACGCTGGGGACAGATCATCGAGGAAGTTCGTAACGCGGATGGCACCTATGGCAAAGGGCCTGGGATGACACGCATGACCGCGCTTCGCATCGTCGCCCGGCAGAGGCTTGGTTTGCCTACGCCACGCAAAGACGACATCCTTGCGATGATTCGACCAGGGCAACGTGTTGATGGCGGCTTTGGCGGCGATCAAGGCGACACGTCTGACCTGGAATCGTGTTACAGGATCGTGCGATTGTTTTCGCGATTGGAAGCGCAGCCCGACAGGCCAACCGAGCTACGAGCATTCATTGAAAAATGCCACCACGCCAGTGGTGGATACGGCGTGAAGCCAGGCGATCCGCCCACTTTGCACGGAACCTATTATGCAGCCGTTGTCACATCGTGGCTGAATGGCGGGAAGTAAGTCGCTAGATAGATGGTGCGTTTTGCTTGAAACCGCGAGAATACCAATGCCAAGAAGCCTTAGCGCGGCGACGGCATCCTACGATGCAACCGAGGCAGAGAACCCACAAAGGGATAGCGATTGCATCGCCTATCCTGTAAACTAACCTTTCCCACCGCACGTTCTCCTGCCGAGAGTTTATCCATGAAGTGGTTGTCGCTGGCTGGTTGTCTCGCCGTTTTGTGTGCCTGTCTTTTCTCTCCGTCGCCTGAAACTACCAGTGTAGCCTTATCGCAGGATACTGCACCGGTTCAGTTCGAATTGAAGCCCGGCGATCATATCTGCTTCATCGGTAACAATACCGCAGACCGGATGCAGCATATGGGTTGGCTGGAAACTCTCCTGCACAGCCGGTACCCGGAACATCAACTGATCGTGCGTAACCTGGGTTTTGCGGGAGATACACTGACTACTCGTTTGCGATCAGCGAGTTTCGGCACGCCTGATGAATGGCTCACGAAATGTAAAGCCGACGTGGTCTTTGCGTTCTTCGGCTACAACGAATCGTTTGCGGGCAAGGATGGACTTGCGGCATTCAAATCGGAACTCGATACGTTCATCACCCACACGCTCAGCCAGAAGTACAACGGCAAATCGTCGCCCCGGCTGGTGCTCTTCTCGCCACTGGCCCATGAAAACCTCAACTCGCCGAACCTGCCTGATGGCAAAGCCAATAATGAGCGATTGAAACTCTACACCGAAGCGATGCAGCAGGCCGCCGCCCGCCATCGCATTACTTTCGTCGATTTGTTCACCAGCAGTCAGACGGAGTATGGCCACAAGAAACTGCCACTGACCATCAATGGCATTCATCTGAATGAGCATGGTGACAAGGTGATGGCAGAGTCGATTGAAAAGTCTCTCTTAGCCAGCTCGATCACCCATGAAACGGAATACCTGGAGAAGCTGCGAACCGCCATCAACGACAAGAATTTCTACTGGTTCCAGCGTTACCGCACTACCGATGGCTATTCGATTTATGGCGGGCGGGCTGATCTGAAGTTCGTCAACGACCAGACTAACCGCGAGGTGGCTCAGCGGGAAATGGAAGTGCTCGATGTGATGACCGCCAACCGCGACAAGCATGTCTGGAGCGTGGCACAGAACAAGCCTGCCAAGGTGGATGACAGCAACCTGCCCGCGTTTATTCCGGTCATCAGCAACAAGCCGGGCAAAGGCCCCAACGGGCAGCACCTGTTCCTCAGCGGCGAGGAAGCCATCCAAAGCATGAAGATTGCCAAGGGCTTTAAGGTCAATCTCTTTGCAGATGAGAAAATGTTCCCGGAACTGATCAACCCGGTGCAGATGCAGTTCGATACCAAAGGCCGGCTGTGGGTTGCCACTTGGCAGACGTATCCGCACTGGAAGCCAACCGAGGCGATGAATGACACGCTGCTCATTCTGGAAGATACCGATGGCGATGGCAAAGCGGATAAACGCACTGTCTTCGCGGGCGATCTGCACAACCCCACCGGCTTCGAGTTCTACAACGGCGGCGTGATGGTCGCTCAGGCCCCGAACGTCGTTTTCCTGAAAGATACCAACGGCGATGACAAATATAATTCCAAGGAAATTGTCCTGAGCGGTATCGACTCAGCAGATACGCATCACACCGCCAACAGCTTTGTGTTCGGCCCCGATGGCGCCCTCTATTTCCAGGAAGGCACCTTCCATCATACTTCGGTTGAAACACCTTACACAGCTCCGGTGCGCTGTGCCAATGCGGGTGTGTTCCGTTACGAACCCCGCACGCAGAAGTTTGAGACCTACATATCGTACGGCTTCGCTAACCCGCATGGCCACGTCTTCGATAAATGGGGGCGGGACATCGTCGTCGATGGCACCGGTTCCAATCCGTACCATGCGGCCCTCTTCAGTGGCTACATGGAATATCCGAACAAGCACCGCCAGCCTCCACAGGTTTATCAGCAGTGGACGCGGCCTTGCTCCGGCATGGAGATTCTCAGCAGCAAACACTTTCCCGATGAGCTGCAAGGCAACCTGCTGGTGCTGAATGTCATTGGCTACCAGGGCATCCTGATGTACAAGCTGCGGGATAAGGGCGCCAGCATTGAGGGGATTGAAGATACCAGGCTACTGTCGTCAAGCGATCCGAACTTCCGGCCAGCCGACATTAAGATGGGACCCGATGGCGCGATCTATTTCTGCGACTGGCACAATCCCATCATCGGCCACATGCAGCATAATCTGCGCGACCCCAATCGCGACCGCACGCATGGTCGCGTGTACCGGGTGACGTATGAAGGCAGGCCGTTGTCGGAGAAAGTGAGTGTTGCCGGTGAGCCGATTGAAAAACTGCTCCAACTACTGACCCATCCGGAAGAGCGGGTGAGGTACCGGACCCGCGTGGAACTGTCTTCACGCAAGACAGATGAAGTGTTGAAAGCCGCTACCGCGTGGCTCGATGCACTGTTCCAGAAGCCTGGCGACCATGCTCAGGAAGAACTCGAAATCCTCTGGCTGTTCCAGCAGCATAACACGGTGTTTTCGCAACTGGTGCATCGGCTGATGAAGTCGCAGCATGGGCATGTGCGCGCCGGTGCGGTGCGAGTTCTCTGTTATTGGCGCGACAGGTATCCGGCCAATTATGATGAAGTACCTGGCAAGCCGCCTGAAAAGAACGGGCAGTCAAACTCCAAAACAAATTCAAAAAGAATTGACCCGCAAGTTGCGAAGAAAGAGCTGGAAGAGTTCAACGAAAAGATTAAAACCATGGAACGTCAAAATGCCAAAATAAATGACTCAACCCCGAATCGCTCTGACCTCGTCTACCGTGGCCCCGAATTCGAGTGGCCTGTCAGTACGTTGACCGCGTTGCATAGTCTGTGCAGCGATCCTGATCCGCGGGTACGCCTGGAAGTGGCACGTGCTGCCAGCTTTCTGACCGATCCCGAAGCAGTCGAAATTCCGCTCCTCATTCAGCAGCAGCCGATGGATCAGTATTTGACGTTTGTGTGCCAGGAAACCATGCGGACTCTGGAGCCAATCTGGAAACGGCATCTGGCATTGGGGAAGCCTTTCAAGATGCGAACGCACATCGGCAACCGCTTCCTCGTCCGCAACATGAACAACACGCTGCTTCTGAAGATGGAACGCAATGCTGATGTGTGCCGGGAACTGCTGACGCGGCCTGGCATTCAGGATGACTATCGTTTGGATGCCTTGCGTAATCTCACCCGCATGTTCCATCGTTCACCTGCGGCGCTTTTGGTAGAAACTTTGACACAACTCGACCAGGAGAAGAACCTGAGCGATACCAGCATTTTCTTCGACCTGGTTCGCCTGCTGGCGGGCCGCAAGGCGGATGAACTGAAGGAAATCCGGCCGCAGCTCATGCAACTGGCTCTGACCGCTCGTCAGCCTGTCATCCGCCAAGTGGGTTATGTTGCCCTTATGACGGTGGATGGGCATGTGCATTCCGCCTGGAAGTTAGTGGCTGATGCCAAAGACCGCGTGTCGGCTGAGATTGATCTGGCGACTGCTACCAGTTTGCTCAGCGATGGCAGCTTACGGGAAGAAGCCTACAACGAGTTGATGGATGTACTGAACAAATCGGGCACCTCCACCAAGCTGGCTCCGCCAGCCGGCCGTTTCGTTCGCATTGAAATCCCAGGCAAGAACAAAACCCTGACGCTTGCTGAAGTGGAAGTCACCTCGCAAGGCAAGAATATTGCCCGCACCGGCAAGGCCACGCAAAGTGCCACGGCACACGGCGGAGCAGCTTCGCGTGCCATCGATGGCAACACCTCAGGCCGCTATGCCGATGGCGGGCAGACGCACACACCCGAAAATGGCAGCAACCCCTGGTGGGAACTCGACCTCGGGTCGGAACAGCCCATTGAGAGCATTATCATCTACAACCGTACCGAGGACAAATTCTACCGCAGGTTGGATGGCTACACTATTACGGTGCTGAATGATCAGAAGCAGCCAGTCTGGCAGAAGACGGCACAGCCCGGACCAGAGAAGATGGTCACTCACACCATTGCTCCACACGATCCACAGGCACAGCTTCGGGGCGCGGTCATGCTGGCTCTCACCACAGTGCGTGGTCACGAGAAGAAGACGTTTGAAACACTCGCCAAACGGCTGCTGCAAAGCCCTGCTGATCAATCCGCAGCCATGCAGGCAATATTGCGCTTGCCAAAGAACACCTGGCCGGTGGATCAGGCAAAGCCACTGCTGGAACAGACGCTCAAGATTCTTAAAGCCATTCCCGTCAATCAGCGAACCGGAACGAGTGGCAGCCTGGCCATGGAACTGGCCGATTCACTGACAACGCTGTTGCCTGCAGACCAAACCCGACCTTTCCGTAAGGAACTCTTGGACTTGGGCGTGCGTGTCATCCGTATCGGCACATTGCTCGAACGCATGTCGTACGACAAGGACGTGATTGTAGTGCAATCCGGCAAGCCGGTCGAATTCATTTTTGAAAACACCGACATGATGCCCCATAACCTGGTCATCAGCGAACCGGGGACACTGGAGACCATTGGTGAAGCAGCGGAGGCAATGGCCACTTCGCCCGAAGCCGCCAACAGGCAGTTCGTTCCGCCTTCCGACAAGATTCTGCTGGCCAGCAAACTGTTGCAGCCACGCGAATCCCAGCGGCTGAGTTTCACTGCACCCAAAGCGCCCGGCGTGTATCCCATTGTCTGCACCTACCCCGGCCACTGGCGCAGGATGTATGCAGCACTCTATGTGGTGAACGATCTGGAAGGATACCAGACCGGGCCTGATGCCTATCTTGCAGCACATCCGATTACCATCAAGGATGCCATGTTGAAGGATCGTCGGCCTCGCACGGAATGGAAGTATGCCGACCTGGAACCACTGCTGGTCGATTTGAAAGGGGGACGCTCTTTCAGTAACGGCAAGCAGATGTTCAAGGTAGCGACCTGCCAGGCGTGCCATCGGCTTGAAAACGTGGGCAACAACTTTGCTCCTGATCTGTTCCAGCTTGATCCCAAGTGGAAACCAGCCGACGTGCTCAGAAATATCGTAGAGCCTTCGCATCAGATCAATGAAAAATATCAGACTTGGACGTTTGCTACCATCGATGGCAAAACCATCACCGCCATCGTGCTGGAGGAAACGCCTGAGAGTTACAAGATCATTGAAAACCCGCTGGTCAAGGCGGAGCCGATGATCTTGAAAAAGAGTGATGTGGAGCAGAAGCAGAAGTCAAATGTTTCCACCATGCCCAAGGGCTTGCTCGATACGCTATCTCGCGATGAGATTCTCGACCTGCTGGCTTATCTACTCTCCCAAGGCAAACCGGATAATGAGATGTTTAAGGGTGAGGGGCATAAGCATTAGGATTTACAGATGCCTCCCGAGAACCACACTAAAAAGATCGTGATTGCCGGTGGCAGCGGGTTTCTGGGCATTTCGCTTGCCACCTGGCTGACACGGGCTGGTTACTCCGTTGTTATCCTGTCGCGTAAGCCCCCAACACTTTCAGGCAAGTGGCAGCATGTTGCATGGGATGCTCGAACGACGGGTGACTGGTGCGGGGAGCTTTCTGGTGCAGCGGGGCTGGTGAATCTCGCTGGTCGGAGTGTGAACTGCATTAAGACACCCGATCATCAGGATGAAATCCTTCGATCCCGTGTTGAATCAACCCGCGTGCTGGGACATGCTTTGCGGAACATTCAACAGGCGCCACCCGTCTGGGTGCAGATGAGTACAGCACATATCTATGGCGACCCGCCTGAACTGGTCTGCACGGAAAGCTCGCCAACTGGTTATGGCCTGGCTCCCTACGTGGGGAAAGCATGGGAGGAAGAGTTCCAGCAGAGCTTGTTGCCACAGCAGCGTGGCGTCGTATTGCGAACAGGCTTTGTGCTGGGCCGCGATCTGGGCGCTGGCGGTGGTGCCTTTACAATGTTTCGCAACCTGGCACGATTCGGTCTGGGCGGTACAGTGGGTTCAGGCAGGCAGGGCATGAGCTGGATTCATGAAACGGACATGAACCGGATTTTTGAGCAAGCACTGATCAACTACAGCATGAAGGGCATGTACGTTGCCTCGTCGCCTCACCCGGTATCGCAAAAAGAGTTCATGCGCTACTTGCGGAAAGCGATGGGTATGCCCATCGGCCTACCTGCATTCTCGTGGATGGTCCGCTTCGGCGCCAAGTGGATTCTGCGAACCGACCCGGAACTGGCACTTTATGGCAGGTATGTCATCCCCCAACGACTGATCGATGAAGGTTTCACGTTTCAGTATGCCAAACTCCCCGATGCGTTTCAGGAACTGGTGGGATGAGCGGTTCGAAGGACACGTTTTTAAGGTATATCGAAAACCACAAATCCAACTGTTACCAACAGTGATAAACTGGTGATTTTGCAAAATTCTTCATGCATTCAGTCAAGCGATTTATTAAACTCCATAACCGCATCCGATTTCATCAGCAAATGATCATTAGATGCGTAGACACCCATTCTCTTCAACAGGAAACTGTGCCCATGAACTCTGCCAAAACTAACTTTCGTCCCTGGATATTCGCCACGATCCTGACTGGTACTTTCATTGCGATCATCATCTGGAACTCTCCAGCCATTGGTCATGGTCTGCAGAAAGATGCAACCACCTCTCACCGATATACGATCAACCATACTGAAGGCACCAAC contains the following coding sequences:
- a CDS encoding discoidin domain-containing protein; protein product: MKWLSLAGCLAVLCACLFSPSPETTSVALSQDTAPVQFELKPGDHICFIGNNTADRMQHMGWLETLLHSRYPEHQLIVRNLGFAGDTLTTRLRSASFGTPDEWLTKCKADVVFAFFGYNESFAGKDGLAAFKSELDTFITHTLSQKYNGKSSPRLVLFSPLAHENLNSPNLPDGKANNERLKLYTEAMQQAAARHRITFVDLFTSSQTEYGHKKLPLTINGIHLNEHGDKVMAESIEKSLLASSITHETEYLEKLRTAINDKNFYWFQRYRTTDGYSIYGGRADLKFVNDQTNREVAQREMEVLDVMTANRDKHVWSVAQNKPAKVDDSNLPAFIPVISNKPGKGPNGQHLFLSGEEAIQSMKIAKGFKVNLFADEKMFPELINPVQMQFDTKGRLWVATWQTYPHWKPTEAMNDTLLILEDTDGDGKADKRTVFAGDLHNPTGFEFYNGGVMVAQAPNVVFLKDTNGDDKYNSKEIVLSGIDSADTHHTANSFVFGPDGALYFQEGTFHHTSVETPYTAPVRCANAGVFRYEPRTQKFETYISYGFANPHGHVFDKWGRDIVVDGTGSNPYHAALFSGYMEYPNKHRQPPQVYQQWTRPCSGMEILSSKHFPDELQGNLLVLNVIGYQGILMYKLRDKGASIEGIEDTRLLSSSDPNFRPADIKMGPDGAIYFCDWHNPIIGHMQHNLRDPNRDRTHGRVYRVTYEGRPLSEKVSVAGEPIEKLLQLLTHPEERVRYRTRVELSSRKTDEVLKAATAWLDALFQKPGDHAQEELEILWLFQQHNTVFSQLVHRLMKSQHGHVRAGAVRVLCYWRDRYPANYDEVPGKPPEKNGQSNSKTNSKRIDPQVAKKELEEFNEKIKTMERQNAKINDSTPNRSDLVYRGPEFEWPVSTLTALHSLCSDPDPRVRLEVARAASFLTDPEAVEIPLLIQQQPMDQYLTFVCQETMRTLEPIWKRHLALGKPFKMRTHIGNRFLVRNMNNTLLLKMERNADVCRELLTRPGIQDDYRLDALRNLTRMFHRSPAALLVETLTQLDQEKNLSDTSIFFDLVRLLAGRKADELKEIRPQLMQLALTARQPVIRQVGYVALMTVDGHVHSAWKLVADAKDRVSAEIDLATATSLLSDGSLREEAYNELMDVLNKSGTSTKLAPPAGRFVRIEIPGKNKTLTLAEVEVTSQGKNIARTGKATQSATAHGGAASRAIDGNTSGRYADGGQTHTPENGSNPWWELDLGSEQPIESIIIYNRTEDKFYRRLDGYTITVLNDQKQPVWQKTAQPGPEKMVTHTIAPHDPQAQLRGAVMLALTTVRGHEKKTFETLAKRLLQSPADQSAAMQAILRLPKNTWPVDQAKPLLEQTLKILKAIPVNQRTGTSGSLAMELADSLTTLLPADQTRPFRKELLDLGVRVIRIGTLLERMSYDKDVIVVQSGKPVEFIFENTDMMPHNLVISEPGTLETIGEAAEAMATSPEAANRQFVPPSDKILLASKLLQPRESQRLSFTAPKAPGVYPIVCTYPGHWRRMYAALYVVNDLEGYQTGPDAYLAAHPITIKDAMLKDRRPRTEWKYADLEPLLVDLKGGRSFSNGKQMFKVATCQACHRLENVGNNFAPDLFQLDPKWKPADVLRNIVEPSHQINEKYQTWTFATIDGKTITAIVLEETPESYKIIENPLVKAEPMILKKSDVEQKQKSNVSTMPKGLLDTLSRDEILDLLAYLLSQGKPDNEMFKGEGHKH
- a CDS encoding TIGR01777 family oxidoreductase, which gives rise to MPPENHTKKIVIAGGSGFLGISLATWLTRAGYSVVILSRKPPTLSGKWQHVAWDARTTGDWCGELSGAAGLVNLAGRSVNCIKTPDHQDEILRSRVESTRVLGHALRNIQQAPPVWVQMSTAHIYGDPPELVCTESSPTGYGLAPYVGKAWEEEFQQSLLPQQRGVVLRTGFVLGRDLGAGGGAFTMFRNLARFGLGGTVGSGRQGMSWIHETDMNRIFEQALINYSMKGMYVASSPHPVSQKEFMRYLRKAMGMPIGLPAFSWMVRFGAKWILRTDPELALYGRYVIPQRLIDEGFTFQYAKLPDAFQELVG